From the Equus quagga isolate Etosha38 chromosome 16, UCLA_HA_Equagga_1.0, whole genome shotgun sequence genome, one window contains:
- the TIGD5 gene encoding tigger transposable element-derived protein 5, with product MYPAGPPAGPAPRRGRRPPPGRMAFRKAYSIKDKLQAIERVKGGERQASVCRDFGVPGGTLRGWLKDEPKLRWFLEQLGGEVGTQRKKMRLANEEEIDRAVYSWFLALRQHGVPLSGPLIQAQAEAFARQIYGPECTFKASHGWFWRWQKRHGISSQRIYGEAETPAAGPAAGPPVKQESAQPPGASPLPDRGPAQPPPAEGGYGDEQIYNANVTGLYWKLLPEQAAPLGTGDPGAGYCGRRWRGDRVTVLLAANLTGSHKLKPLVIGQLPDPPSLRHHNQDKFPASYRYSPDAWLSRPLLRGWFFEEFVPGVRRYLRRSCLQQKAVLLVAHPPCPSPAARIPTLEESEETPRRCRPEPLGAPEELQTPDGAVRVLFLSKGSSRPHIPAPLEQGVVAAFKQLYKRELLRLAVSCAGGSPLDFMRSFMLKDMLYLAGLSWDLVQAGSIERCWLLGLRAAFEPRLAEECAGQLAGQAEEAAEHSRVLSDLTHLAALAYKRLAPEEVAEWLHLDDDGGLPDSCREEAGPGRPPALAPVAPLPLASLPSVMRGGEEEEAAVPTAGEAVRGLETALRWLESQDPREVGPLKLVQLRSLISMARRLGGIGPSLAVPDDGV from the coding sequence ATGGCTTTCCGCAAGGCCTACTCTATCAAGGACAAGCTGCAGGCCATCGAGCGCGTCAAGGGCGGCGAGCGGCAGGCCAGCGTGTGCCGCGACTTTGGCGTGCCCGGCGGCACGCTGCGCGGCTGGCTCAAGGACGAGCCCAAGCTGCGCTGGTTCCTGGAGCAGCTGGGCGGCGAGGTGGGCACGCAGCGCAAGAAGATGCGGCTGGCCAACGAGGAGGAGATCGACCGCGCCGTCTACTCGTGGTTCCTGGCGCTGCGCCAGCACGGCGTGCCGCTGTCGGGGCCGCTCATCCAGGCGCAGGCCGAGGCCTTCGCGCGCCAGATCTACGGGCCGGAGTGCACCTTCAAGGCCAGCCACGGCTGGTTCTGGCGCTGGCAGAAGCGCCACGGCATCTCCAGCCAGCGCATCTACGGCGAGGCCGAGACCCCGGCCGCGGGCCCCGCGGCGGGTCCGCCGGTCAAGCAGGAATCCGCGCAGCCTCCTGGCGCCAGCCCCCTGCCCGACCGCGGCCCGGCCCAGCCGCCCCCCGCCGAGGGCGGCTACGGCGACGAGCAGATCTACAACGCCAACGTCACCGGTCTCTACTGGAAGCTGCTTCCGGAGCAGGCCGCGCCCCTGGGCACGGGGGACCCCGGCGCGGGGTACTGCGGCCGCCGCTGGCGGGGCGACAGGGTGACGGTGCTGCTGGCCGCTAACCTGACTGGCAGCCACAAGCTGAAGCCGCTGGTCATCGGGCAGCTCCCGGACCCACCTAGCTTGCGCCACCACAACCAGGACAAGTTCCCGGCCTCCTATCGCTACAGCCCAGACGCCTGGCTCAGTCGCCCACTTCTGCGGGGCTGGTTCTTCGAGGAGTTCGTCCCGGGCGTCAGGCGCTACCTGCGCCGCAGCTGCCTGCAGCAGAAGGCTGTCCTGCTGGTCGCTCACCCGCCCTGCCCGAGCCCAGCGGCCAGGATACCCACCCTGGAGGAAAGCGAGGAGACCCCCAGGCGGTGTCGGCCTGAGCCCCTCGGCGCCCCGGAGGAGCTGCAGACCCCGGACGGGGCTGTGCGAGTGCTGTTCCTGTCCAAGGGCAGCAGCCGGCCGCACATCCCTGCCCCACTGGAGCAGGGGGTGGTGGCTGCCTTCAAGCAGCTATACAAGCGGGAGCTGCTGCGGCTGGCTGTGTCCTGCGCTGGGGGGTCCCCACTGGACTTCATGCGCAGCTTCATGCTTAAGGACATGCTCTACTTGGCCGGCCTCTCCTGGGATCTGGTACAGGCAGGCAGCATCGAGCgctgctggctgctgggcttGCGGGCAGCCTTTGAGCCCCGGCTAGCTGAGGAGTGTGCTGGGCAGCTGGCCGGCCAGGCCGAGGAGGCTGCCGAGCACAGCAGGGTGCTCAGCGACCTCACGCACCTGGCAGCCCTGGCCTACAAGCGCCTGGCACCCGAGGAGGTGGCCGAGTGGCTGCACCTGGATGATGATGGGGGGCTGCCCGACAgctgcagagaggaggcaggcccCGGCCGGCCCCCTGCGCTGGCCCCCGTGGCCCCTCTGCCCCTAGCCAGCCTACCCTCTGTCATGAGGGgcggagaggaggaggaggccgccGTGCCCACCGCTGGGGAGGCTGTTCGGGGTCTTGAGACTGCTCTGCGATGGCTGGAGAGCCAGGACCCCCGGGAGGTGGGGCCACTGAAGCTGGTGCAGCTGCGCTCACTTATCAGCATGGCCCGAAGGCTAGGGGGCATCGGGCCTTCTCTGGCAGTCCCTGACGATGGGGTGTGA